The Thermomonospora curvata DSM 43183 DNA segment CCCGCAGCGAGCCCGGCCTCTCCGGGCGAGTGCACTCCCCCGGCGGGCGGGCCGCCCCACCACGCCGAACGACGCGCCGTCCGGCACAGGCCGGGACGGCCGGGCCGCAGCGGGAATCGGCCTGGACCGGCCCGTCGATGTCGCGGTGAGCACCAGCGCCCCACTGGCTGCGCGCCGTCCACGCCGAACTGGCGACCGTTCTCAAACCGGGCGGCGTGCCGTTCAACGGGGATCACTTCTGTCCGGACGAGGCGCCCTCGCCACGCCCCGCCAAGCCGGCCGGCGCCCTGCTGAAGGCCGATGACAAGCGGTTGCCAGGCGGCCGGCAGAAGGCCGGGGCCGTCGGCTCGATGCGGTCGCCGCAGAACCGGCGTTCACGGAACTGAACACCGAGCGCGCCCGGCGCCGGACCGAGGCCGACCACTACGGGCACGAGCTCGAACCCCTGTCCACGCACCTGGCGACGCTGCGCGCCGCCGGATTCACCGAAATCGGCGTCCTCTGGCAGCGCGGCGACAACCGGCTGCTCTGCGCGGCGCTTTAAAGACTGTCGCCGCCGTGGCCGGGCCCGGGTCCGATCACGGCGAAGCCGCGTCCACCAGCAGATCGCCCAGGGGCGTCCGCCCGTACCGCACTTCATGCCCATGCCGCCGGCGGGTCAGCAGCCCAGCGCGGTGGAGAGCGGTCAGATGCGCCGACACACCGCTGGGGCTCAGCCCATGACGTTCGGCCAGCGTCGCGGTCGAGGCCGGGACGTCCAGCGCGACCAGCAGGGCGGCCCGGGTCTTGCCGACGAGCCGTGCCAGCGCCTGCGGTGCCTCCGCCGAACGGTCGCGCCACAGCTTGGCGATCCCGCGCGCCGGGTAGACCAGGGCCGGCCGCCACGGCGGATCGGTCACCACGGCGATGATCGGCCAGGTGAACGCGCTGGGGATCAGAACCAGCCCGGCGCCGTCGAGCGTCCGCTCATGCTCGGCGGACGCCCGCACCTCGATCCGGTCGCTCTTCCAGCGCACGCGGTCGTCAAGATCGTTGATCACCTCGCCCAGCCCGTGCTCGGCCAGCGCCCGGGAACGATGGGCGATGTCCGCCGCCTGCAATTCCCTGATGCGAGGCCACCAGGGCAGCACCAGTCGCCGCCACGCCACCTCCAGCAGATCGGCCAGCCGATCCCGTGCCGCGGCCGGCTCCTCCAGCAGCTCTCGGACGGCCCGGCGCGCCGCGGCGTCCGGCTGCCGGCTCAGCGCCCGTTCCAGGTCCCGTTTGACCGCGGCCGGCGCAGTGGCCCGCACCTCCGCCAGCTGATCTTCGATCCTCGGGGCCGGCCCGGACGGCGGCGGACAGAGGAAGTCCGGCATGTACCCGTACGGTCGCTGGACCGCCAGCAGCGGCCCCAGCTCTTCGCCTATGTTCTGGCTTCGCACCGCCTGCCACCAGGGGCGCAGATAGACCCGTGCCTGCGGGGTGACCAGCGCCCGGGTCGCGATCACCGTCTCCAGCAGGGGCGAGGTGGCAAAGCGCACCCGCAGCAGATCCGCCCGGTCAAAGTACAGCCGTACGGCCATCATTCGCTCCTGAGCGAATCTCTCGCCGCCGCCGGAACCGCGACGCACAGTCGTCCCATGACGACGCTCAAGCCGCCGCCGGTCCAGGGCCGGTACCGGCAGGCGCTCGCCGTGGCCGAGTTCCGGGCGCTGCTCACGGCCCTGATCCTGTCCATGCTCGGCCAGAACGGCATGCTGCTGGCCATCAACGTCCTCATCTACACCGGGTCGGGGTCACCGCTGCTGTCCGCATTGGCGTTCACGGTGTCCTTCCTGCCCCACCTATTCGCGGGGTCGCTGCTGTCCGGCCTGATCGACCGCCTCCCCCAACGCCGCCTCCTCGTGGCGGGCGACCTGCTGCCCGCCGGACTCGTGACGATCATGGCTTTGCCGGGAATGCCGGCCTGGGCGCTGCTGGCCACGCTGTTCTGCGTCAACCTCCCGGTCCCGCTGACGATGGGAGTACGCGGCGCCCTGGTCGCCGAACTCCTTCCCCGCGAAGGGGTCATCGCCGGGCGGTCCCTGCTCCGGGTGGCCGCTCACACATCGCAGATCGCCGGATTCGCCGTCGGGGGAGCTCTGGTCGCGGCTCTGGCACCGCGCGGCACGCTGCTGGGAAGCGCGGCCGTCCTCGGCTGCTCGGCGTTGTTGCTGCGCCGGCGGCTCCGGCACCGGCCAAGGCGCGGCGGCCGGCCCTCCGTCTCCCTGGCGCGCGACTCGCTGCGCGGCGCACGCGAGGTGTTCAGCATCCCAGGGCTGCCCGGCGTGCTCCTGTTCTTCTGGCTGGTGCCCTTCTTCGTGGTGTGGCCGGAGGGCCTGGGCACACCGTACGTCGAGACGCTCGGCCGGCCCCCGGCGGACACGGGCTGGTGGCTGGCCGCTCTGCCGGCCGGAACGGCGGTGGGCGAGCTGGCCGGCGTGTGGCTGATCGCCCCGCACCGCCGCCGATCGGCCGCCCGGCTTTTGGCCGCCGCCGGGTCCGTCCCGCTGCTGGGGTTCGCGGTGCGTCCCGATCTGCCCGTTGCGCTCGTGCTGCTCATGATCACCGGCCTCTGCTCGGCCTACACGCTCGCAATGGACCACGTCCTGCTCGACATCGTCCCAGAGCGCCTGCTCGGCCGGGTGTACGGCGTGAACACCGCCGGACTGGTGGTGACGCAGGGGCTGGGATTCGCGGCCGCCGGTGCCCTGGCCGAGGCCCTGGCCCCGCACCTCGTCATCGCCTGCGCCGCGGTGAGCGGACTGACACTGACGCTCCTGTTCCGTCCGGCCGAGCTCACGCGAAAGGAGACACGACGGTGACCGCGATGAACCGCCGGTTCCCGGCCGATGTCTACACGGCGGTCCACGGCCGCGATCTCCGCCGGGTGGCGGCGGCCTTCGAACCGGAGGCCTGCGGCCGGGTGCTGGGCCGCAGCAAGGTGGCCGGTGACTACCACGGCCCCGCCGGGATGGCGGAGAGCTTCGATCGGATGCTGACCCTCAGCGAGGGCACGCTCCGCTACCACGTCCACAGCCTGCAAGCCAACGAACACCATGGGCCGGTCCTCCTGCGGGTGCGGGCACGGCGCGGCGAGCAGACCCTCGACCTGTCCGAAGTGCACCTGTTCTACCTCTACGCGCTGGAGCACGGCCCGGTCTTCACATTGTGGATCCGTCCCTTCGCCCCTACACGTTCGACAGGTTCTGGTCATGACGAACGCCACGACGCATATCGCCCGCCGCTGCTTCGACGGTCTCGCGCATCGCGACTGGAGGACGCTGAGCCAGGTGCCGGCCCCCGACGTGGTCTGACATCACCCGGGAACAAGTCCGCTGGCCGGCTCCGCCGAGGAGTGCGCCACGTCATCGCGTGGCTGAAGGAGATGCATGACCGTACGAACGGAACCCTCCTTTTGGGCTTGCACGACTTCACCGCCGACGGCGACTACGCCGGGGCGCCCGCATCCGGCAGCACCCGGGTCGCCTGGATGAAATTCGCCTGATCAAAAACACAGAAGCGGTCTCCGCCAGCGAACGGTGCTCCTCTGTTATCGCGATCTATACGCGCAAAGAGCGTCCTCAATCACCCCCGTCAACCAGGGCAAATTTGGATGATCTCAACGTTTTCACACTTGAATTTGAACAAGGGCGAGAAAACCACTCCTCGCCACCAACACGCACCCTTATCAAGTGCATTTAAATAGTTCACCTGGCGAGATCAGCGAGCGGATGCGGAGGGGGCGCCGACGATGCCGAGGGTCGCCGCACCGCCATCGGCACGGGGCGGCAGGGTTCAGCGGAGAGCGCCCGGGCACTTCACCAGGCCACTCTCCGGCATTTCTCGGAAAATGCACGGCGGGCCGGTTGTTCAACCGGAGCCGGCGAGCCGTCAAACGCGGACCCCGTCACTTTCCCACTCGATCGCCTCGAGCACAAGCTGGGCGATCTGAAGGCATGCCCTTTCTTGCCGCCTATCGGGCGTGATGTCGCCGTGATACCCCACAGAGACGAGGACGTTGCCACGGCGGACGTCGAACATCATCCCCTCGTGCTCAAATACCTTGAGGCACGCCTCCTCCCAGCCCGATCCCTCCGGGCGCAGCGCCCCTTCAACCGGGGGCAGGCAGGGCGCCGATTCGTGAGCCCGCCGGTGGGCCCGCCGTGCTCGCGCGATATCGGCCTCCCTGCTCTCCGAAGCGGAGGCGTACACCCAGACGTCCACTACCAGGGGAACGGCCGAGGGGTTGTCCCGCTTCCAGTCACAGCCGAGATGATTCAGCGTCGGCATCCGTCTCACGCTCGGCCGGATATCCGCCGCAGAGACCGCTGCGAGCAGGTCGGGGCGGCCATCCAGGAAGGAGCAGTCTTTCACGGTCCGCCGCGCATAGCCGGTCTGCACCGGGGCGGACGACCGCGGCGACGCCTTCGCGGCGGAAGCACCGGCCCGCGCCTCCCCCGATGAGGAGTCACTCCCGGAGCATCCGATCAGGGAGAACAAGGACAGGGCGAGCCAAGCGACCAAGATCGATACGCGATTCACCGCAGGAGCATACACCGCGCCCACGCCGCACCATGCACCCGAGCAGAACGGCGTTCCGGGCGCTTTCTTCCAGCCGCCCGCTCAGCGCCTTGGATCCGGATTTTCGCCAGAACACCTGCCTGTGGTGCAGTGAAGTCCCAGCCGCCGTGGGAAACAGCAGGCCACTTCAGAGATGACGACGCGGAGCGAACCTTTCCTGTGCGCCTTTTCCGCGGCTCGGCACGGGTACGCCCCGGCCGGAGAAGAGGCCGTGACTTGCGATGGCACGGCAGTGGGCGCCCCGAGCCCGGCCAGGCCGCCTGAATGGGCATTTGAGCTCATGAGACCCAACAAGTCACTTCTTGCGAGGTTTCATGCCGGTTCAAGGTGTTCTCGCCGGTGAGGCGACGGGTCATGGTGCCCGGTCATGGCGAGGCGGATCATGGCTTCGGAGGTGGCGGGCAGGGCTTCGTAGTCGCGGGCCGGTCGGCGATGGTGCATGAGATGGCCGAAGGTTCGCTCGACCACCCGGCGTCGGGGCGGCACGGTGAAACCTTTGGCGGCGAGATCGCAGGGGACGGTCTGGGCGTCGATGCCCAGGGTGGCGGCGTGCTCGATGAAGCGCGAGAGATGGCCGCCACCGGCCCGGGCTTGCGGGCAGTGGGATGCTCCGTGCGAACGTGGCCGAACAGGCGGGTGCCGGCAATGGGGGTCCTGCACGCTCGCGGCGGTGATGGTGAAGCCGGCAGCAGGCCGAGGGCGTCGGTGGCGATGCCGCGCTTGCGGCCCTCGGCAGAGCGCGAGACGGCGCAGCAGGCCGTTCGGCTCGGTGGACTTCCCTCGTCCCGCCAGGCGGCGAAGTATCAGTACACCGTCTTAGCCGGCCGTCGCCGACATCCGCCTGCTCGCCTGGTGCAAAAGCATTCCGTATTTACCAAGGCCCGGGTCGATGGCGGTCACCGCCTGCGCCCTCGGCTACGCCGCCGCTTTAAGCATCGCCTCGGTTCGTCCCCCGCCCCTACGGCCGGCGGTTTCACCGCGCTGACCCGCCAGCAGATAGCTGCAGGTCCTCGGCCCCCACCTCGCAGCCGGTTCCAGCCTGCTGCCGCGAGCAGAGCCTCAGCCACACGGGCTCAGACCGAATGCCGAGCACTCCCGACCGAGTCGGCCACCTTCCACTTCATGACCGGCGGACTTCCCACCGAGAGCGCCCCGCCTCAGCACTTGACTCCACAAGTCCAGCGATGCCTACTGCGCCCCTTCGGCGCTCTCCACCACTAGGAGGGCACCTTCGATCGCATTGCGAAGATGGTGCCGCGCATTTCCCATATCCGCCTTCTCGATCAAAATCGAGAGGAACTCCGAGTCCGGATAGCCGGCCGCGCTCCCACCAATCGTCGCCCCCACCTGAGACCAAATGGCGATCATTATTTCATTGCAGGCTCGAGCCTGCCGCAAATCACCTGAACCTCCCTCCCTGAGGATATCGCGCATCGAAATTCCGAGATGATTCCCCAAGGACACCAAGAAAGTTCCCCTGGACTCTGATCCCAGAATCTCCAGAAACTTTTCCCTGACATTCATTGCCACATGCCCCAAAAATCTTCGCTCACCATCGATTTCCTTTGTCATAGGTCATGCGAGGAAAGAAGCCGACATCGTGTCCACGGGACCGCAGAACCGCGACCCTGGTGTTCCCGTTCATGATCGTCCCGTCCGGCTGCACGACCAGCACGTGGTTCATCCCAGGCCGCAATGAGGTTTTCTCAACGAAAGTCGCCGCCAGACGTTGTTCAGCACCAGCGCGGCTTGGACGATGACGCCGATCCGGCCAGGGCTCAAGGTGACATGACGCAGAGCCCGCCGGCGCTGCTTGAGCCGCGTGGCGGCGCGGTCCTCCAGGACGCGCAGACTGCGCACCAGTCGGTTATAAGCACGAATGCCGGCATTCAACGAGCTGGAAATGTCGGACGCGGGCGGCGTGGAGTGCGGATGCCGATCCCGGCCCCCACATAGCCCACACCGGCCAATGCCACCAGCCCCGCCGCGGCAGCCGGATACAACGCCGGCAAAGCGTGGAGGCGGGCGGTGTACACATCGTGTGCGCTGCCGCGTTCGACATCGCAAACCCTCAATGGGATGCCGTCCGGAGCGGCAAGGAACAGAAGCATTGCCCGCACAACGGTGGGCCCTGCCCCGGGCATCGCAGGTCGTTACCGTCCTCGGTGGTGCCAGTGGCCCGGTCACAGAAGCTGAGCATCCCATCCAAGGTCACGGGCCGAAGCCCTGCCTTGCGGCAGTGGGCCAAGACCTGATGCAAGGTGGGCACCCGCCTGGAGAGACGGTGATGCCTTCATGCAGAGGCCGGTAGCCGGTGGCCTGCCAGATGCCGGCATCGCGGGTCGGGGCGGGCACGTCGGTGCCATGCCGGAAGCCGACGCGCCACCGGCATGGCCTGGCAGAACGGGCCCAAGCCCCGGGAACCGCGTGGGGTGCCGATCCGACGGCGAGCGGCCGGCAACCGGGCCTGGTGCTCAACCACGGGACGGGAGGCGTCGAGCATGGCATGATCGGGAACCAACGCAAAGCCTGTGGGCAGTGGCTCGTTCTGGTGGTAAAGAGAGCTCCTGCCAGGGGCTTTGTGGCTTTCAGAGGGCGATGGCGCAGCGTCCCTCCAACACGTTCAACATCCCTGATGCATGTTTTGCCCTGGTGTGTCCCGTTCAATTTCGCTGAGAAAACCTCACTGCGCCGACCCGCCAGCGGACAGCTACGGGGCGTCGGCCGCCTCCTGCGCCACCACCGCTCGGCCCATGAAGACCTGCGAAGCGCTGCCTGCCTTCTGTGAACTTGGGATCCATCTTCCATGATCGGGCACATGGCTTGCCGTCCCACCAGTGAGAACGTCGAACGGGCACGGCCCGATGGCTAGGGCTGATCGCCCCTTGTGAAATCCGGCGCCCTCTCAGTCCTTTGGCACTTGCCCGCGCACTCTTCCGTTCAGAGAACCTCTGGACGCGGTTTTTATTCGTACCCCTCCTCTTTGAGGAACTTTTCGAGAGCCTTCAGCGTAGGCTCGAGATTCGGCCGGGCTATGCCGGAGCCCTCAAAATGGATCAGAATCTTTGATTCATCATCGCGACCGAACTCGTCGACGAACGCCGCTACACACGAGCGTAGAATTTCCAGCACTTACCTCTCGTTCTCGGCGTCCTGATCAGCATTCGATGCGGAACCCCTCATCAAGGGAGGCGTCGCCAAGATGATTCCCGGAGCCCCGTCGAAACGGCTGTTATCCAGGACTTGGGCGACACCTGTTTTTGGAAATCCTCCATAGCGATCGTGGGCGATCGGAAACCACACGATCTCGGCATCACAGTCCCAACCCGTTTCCGGAGATGATCCGAATCTGATCTCCAGCCCCTTTATGTGCCCCAAGAACTCTCGGCACGTCTCAAAGTTTCTCGCCAGCCCTGAAGCGATCACATACTTCATTTGCAACCCACATCAATGCTCATGCTCGGCATGATCGACGGCCTCCCCAGAATCTTCAATTCCTCATCATTGAGAGCAACGCCACCGTCAATGACATCGGCCGTGTACGTCATTCGAGCCCCCTCTGGGAGATCCGCAAGTTCAACCTTGGTCCGGATCATGGCATACGGCCCCCCTTCGGGGAAGTCACGGTAAGCCCTCCGCGCATATTCAGCAGCTCCACGCTCCGTAAAGGAGAAGTACTTGACCCCGTTCGGGCTCTTCCAGGATCGATTCTTCATGATGTACCTGAGCTCGGGAGCAGTGACCGCACGCCAAAGATAAATCTCGCCCGACCGGCCTTTCCACCATTGTGGACCAGTACCGAGGTGCCGCCGGCCGGCACATGGTAGGTATGGGTGTCGGCGACGGTCAGGTTGTGGACGCGCTGGTGCGGGCTGGTGCGGGTGCGGACCGCCGTGACCTGGACGTAGGTGCCCGAACTGGTGCGCAGCCACATGCCGGGCCGCAGGTTCTCGGCGTCGACCCAGCGGCGGATGAAGCCGTCGGCCCAGAAGGGGTGCTCGTCCGTGGCGACGATCAGGCCCGTTTTGTCTCCACGAGGGCCGTCGACATCGACGGTGATCTCCACAAGGTCCTCAGGTCCTTCGCCGGCGATGGTGGCCAGGACCTTCTTGGCCCTGGTCTCACCGGTTTCGGGGTCGGTGGCGACCGCTTCGTCACCCACCTGAAGCTCCTCGATGGGCTTGGTGGTGCCATCGGCCATGAGGACCTCGGTGCCGGGCAGGAAGCTATTGCAGGACCTGCTTGCCCGGCCCAGTCGTCTGGCAGTGGCCAGGGAACCGAGGAAGGGAATGGCGGACGCCCCGGAGAGGAGCGCTTCCTTCCATCTCCCTTCTGCTGCATAGAGAAGACCGTCGGCGATGTCGGCGATGTCCATCCCGGCCATGCCGAGCGCTTGAAGGGCTTCGTGAACATCGACCTTGCCGCCGCCGCACAGTTCGTCATCGGGATATTCAGTGCAGAAGGCGAGCTCGGCCTCAATGCGCATCTTCAGAGATTCTGGATTGTCGTACGGAGCTTCTCTGATGACAGTGAGGCGCCTACGGTACTCGTCGTACCTCTGCTTCCCCGTTGGCATCGGGGGGAAGTACTTGGGGTACTTACGAAGTTCGCCATCCCAGCCGCCATCAGGCACCGGCGCATCACAGTTCTTCCCTGAGTAGTAGCACTCCCTGTTGCCCCGGAGCGGACCGTCCAGTCCTTCGGGATCGCTTTGGGTGACGGGGGTGCTGTTGGCGTAGGTGTAGCCGTTCCAGCTCTGCGGGTATTCGAGATTGAGCAGCGGGTCGACGGTCAGGAAACGGCCGGTGTTGGGGTCATATTCGCGTGCCCCCAGGTGGGTGAGACCGGTGGTCTCGTTGGTGCCGCCGACGAAGCCCTTGTCGAAGAAGGCGGGCCAGGTGCCGGTGGTGGCCCGGGTCTGGCCATAGGGGGTGTAGTGGCGGCGGGAGACCTTGGTGAGGTCGGCCGCGTCGACGGTGACCTGGCTGGTTCCCTGGTGGTCGGGGGCCAGGTAGGTGACCCCGGAGGGGGTGCGCATGGCGACGATCTGATCGCCGTGGGCGTAGTAGCGGGTGCCGGTGGCGGTGGTGCCGCCCTTGGGCAGCTTCACCTCGGTGCCGGGCAGGTAGAGAGTGGTGCCGGTGGGGTCACGGCGGATGAGGCGCTCGCCATCGGCCGTGTAGACGAAGGTGGTGGTGCCGTCGTCGGCACTGTTGGGGGCGCCGGCCTCGACGACCTTGGTGAGCTCGTTCTCTGCGCCGTAGGTGAAGGTCTGGGTACGGTTGCCGATCTTGCGTTCGACCGTGTTGCCGACGGCGTCGTACTTGTAGGTCTCGGTGACTGCGGGCCCGCTGTAAGGGCTGGTGCCGGTCTGGGTGACGGCACCGAGCATGTGGCCGGTCACCGACGGGTCCACGCCACTGGCACCGGCATAGGCGTAGGTGCGGGTGGCCTGTAGTGCACCGCCATTGGCACCGGCGCCGTACTGCTTCTCCTGGGTGCGGTTGCCGGCGATGTCGTAGGTGTAGGTGAGCCGGTAGGGAGCAGGGCCCCCGATGGTGGCGTCGGCGGGGTCGTCGGCGCAGGCGCCACCGGCCTGGCTCCAGGCGTCGGTGAGGCGGCGCAGGTAGTCGTAGCCGAAGCACTGGATCTCAGTGCCGGCCAGGGCGGTGTCGGTGATGGAGGTGATGTTGCCGCGTCGTCGTAGTCGTAGACGGCGTGGCGGTCGCTGCCGGTGATGTTCTCCCGGTCGCCCCGGGAGGACGCCAGCCGCTGGGTGCCGTACTGCCAGGTGGTGGTGAGCCAGACCCGCTTGCCGGTGGTGTTGCCCAGCTCGTACTGCAGCGGCTTGCCGGTGGGGGTGTAGAGGGTGTTGTTGACGTAGGTGGCCAGGTTGCTGGTCAACCGGGTCGGCCGCCGATAGTCGTCGTAAGTGAAGACCAGCGCCTCACCGGTCAGGCCTCCGGCGGCCGGCATGCCCAGGGACTGGACGGTGCCGTCGAGGTGGTAGTTGGTGCCGAAGGTGTAGCTGGTGCCCACGCCTTCGACACTGGGGATGATGTAGGTGACCGAACGGGGACGGCCGAGGACGTCGTAGTTGTTGACCTTGATGGTGTAGTCGTAGGTGTTGCCGTCCGGGCCGGTGCCCTTACGGGTGGAAGAGGTCAGCGCGCCTTTGCGGACGGTGTCATACCCCCAGGTCGCCAGCAAGGGGCCGTTGGCCGAGCCGGAGCGCAGCGCGGTCTTCCGGCCCAGGACGTCGTAGGTGTAGAAGAGCTTGTCATTGCTGCTGCGGGCCGCCCCCGGCACGGGCATGTCCAACCGAACGCGCCGCACGGATCAACCCGAGCGCGAACCGGATGCCGATGGCCAGCCGGGTCAGGGGTCTGCTTTCAATCTCTATAACCAGGTATGTCGTAACTCTACATAGGGGGTGACGGGGGCCGTCGAAACTCAACCGCCGCCTTTTCGTGCCCTGCGGCTAGTGAGACCTTTCCCCACGGATATTCCGACCGGCGGTCCGCCTTTTGAGAAGGACGCAGCGACAGGCGTCCGAAACCGTGGAGGAAAAGCTCATCGACCTGCCGTCGGCCGGATTCCCCGTCGTCTCGTCCGCAGCCGCTCCGCCCATCAGTGAACCTTTTTCAACACGTGATCCTGGGTACCGGAGACGGGAGCACCGGCGACGTCCGCGACCATGACATTGCAGGTCACGGCATTGTTCCTGGCTCCGAGACCCCCGCCCCCACCTGCGGGAACGTCCGTGTTGAAAAGGTTCAGTGCAAGTTCGGCGGCCGATGGTTCACGGCGTTCTCTCACGCCCCCTTAAACGGGGTCGGAGTCGCCGTAAGCGAGCTTGTTCAAAGCGATGGCGGTCTGGGTGAAGGCGGTGTCGCCGAGGACGGCGCGCAACTCGGCGTTGAAACGGTCGATCTCCGGACGGACGGCGCGGAGCGTGGCGGCGCCGCGTTCGGACAGGTGCAGCGCCACGGCGCGGTGCTCGTGCGGATGAGGGTCGCGGATGATCAGATCAGCCGCGATCAAGCGGGCGACCAGTGCGGTGACGGCCGATTCGCGCAGGCCCAGGGTCCGGGCGAGCTGCTGCTGGGTGATGCCGGGCCGGTCATGGACGGCGAGCAGGGCGCCGAGCTGCGCGGTGGTGATCCCGGCGACGGCCAGGCAGCGCCGGTCGGCGATGGTGCGCAGCCGGTGGGCGGCGCGTTGCAGCAGGAAGTACAGGCGCTCGTCGGGCTCGGGCATGTGCAGATCTTGACAGAGGCGCACGGCGGCGATCACCCTTACTTCACTAGTGAAGTGAGGTGGGCGGTGGCGATGCATCCCGCAAGTCCGCACGGCCGGCGTCCTGCAGACGGCAGAGTCCGTCACCGGCCGGCCGAGTGAACCTTTGCCAACACATGGCCTTAGGCACCGAAGACGGGAGTTCAGGCGGTATCCGAGGTCATGACGTGGCAGGTCACGACATCGTCCCCGGCTCCAAGGCCCCGTCCCCGCCTGCGAGAACGTCGTGTTGGAAAAGGTTCAGTGATCGGCGCGCGATACGCCCCATCGTCCGTCGAGCCAGGAGGGCCGAATGAGCGACGCAACCCGAACCCGTACCGTCACCTGGGAGGATCCGGACGCCGGGCTGCTGAAGGCGCTGTCGATGGAGGGCATCGACGCGGTCAAGGCCATGCTCTCCGGCGAGCTGCCCGCCGCTCCCATGTCACGCCTGCTCGGCATCCGCGGGGTCGAGGCGGAAAAAGGCCGGGTCGTCGTGGCGCTCGAACCCGCCGAATACCACGGCAACGGCACGGGCGGCGTGCACGGCGGACTCGCCGCCTCCCTCATCGACAGCGCCGCCTGGCTCGCCCTGCACACCGAAATGCCCGCCGGGGCGTTCTGCTCCACGCTGCAGCTGAACATCCACTACGTCCGCCCGCTGCGCATCGGCGGCGGTGAGGTGTTCGCCGAGGGCCGGGTGCTCTACTGCGGACGGACCACCGCGACCGCCGAGGCCCGCATCACCGATGAGCGGGGCAAGATCCTGGCCCACGGCACGACCCACTGCACCGTGCTGCGCCCTTGATCATCCCGCCGCGCCCTGCAAACCCGCGTCCGCTGAAAGGCTGAGCACA contains these protein-coding regions:
- a CDS encoding polymorphic toxin-type HINT domain-containing protein; translation: MTGHMLGAVTQTGTSPYSGPAVTETYKYDAVGNTVERKIGNRTQTFTYGAENELTKVVEAGAPNSADDGTTTFVYTADGERLIRRDPTGTTLYLPGTEVKLPKGGTTATGTRYYAHGDQIVAMRTPSGVTYLAPDHQGTSQVTVDAADLTKVSRRHYTPYGQTRATTGTWPAFFDKGFVGGTNETTGLTHLGAREYDPNTGRFLTVDPLLNLEYPQSWNGYTYANSTPVTQSDPEGLDGPLRGNRECYYSGKNCDAPVPDGGWDGELRKYPKYFPPMPTGKQRYDEYRRRLTVIREAPYDNPESLKMRIEAELAFCTEYPDDELCGGGKVDVHEALQALGMAGMDIADIADGLLYAAEGRWKEALLSGASAIPFLGSLATARRLGRASRSCNSFLPGTEVLMADGTTKPIEELQVGDEAVATDPETGETRAKKVLATIAGEGPEDLVEITVDVDGPRGDKTGLIVATDEHPFWADGFIRRWVDAENLRPGMWLRTSSGTYVQVTAVRTRTSPHQRVHNLTVADTHTYHVPAGGTSVLVHNGGKAGRARFIFGVRSLLPSSGTS
- a CDS encoding MFS transporter; protein product: MTTLKPPPVQGRYRQALAVAEFRALLTALILSMLGQNGMLLAINVLIYTGSGSPLLSALAFTVSFLPHLFAGSLLSGLIDRLPQRRLLVAGDLLPAGLVTIMALPGMPAWALLATLFCVNLPVPLTMGVRGALVAELLPREGVIAGRSLLRVAAHTSQIAGFAVGGALVAALAPRGTLLGSAAVLGCSALLLRRRLRHRPRRGGRPSVSLARDSLRGAREVFSIPGLPGVLLFFWLVPFFVVWPEGLGTPYVETLGRPPADTGWWLAALPAGTAVGELAGVWLIAPHRRRSAARLLAAAGSVPLLGFAVRPDLPVALVLLMITGLCSAYTLAMDHVLLDIVPERLLGRVYGVNTAGLVVTQGLGFAAAGALAEALAPHLVIACAAVSGLTLTLLFRPAELTRKETRR
- a CDS encoding ArsR/SmtB family transcription factor: MAVRLYFDRADLLRVRFATSPLLETVIATRALVTPQARVYLRPWWQAVRSQNIGEELGPLLAVQRPYGYMPDFLCPPPSGPAPRIEDQLAEVRATAPAAVKRDLERALSRQPDAAARRAVRELLEEPAAARDRLADLLEVAWRRLVLPWWPRIRELQAADIAHRSRALAEHGLGEVINDLDDRVRWKSDRIEVRASAEHERTLDGAGLVLIPSAFTWPIIAVVTDPPWRPALVYPARGIAKLWRDRSAEAPQALARLVGKTRAALLVALDVPASTATLAERHGLSPSGVSAHLTALHRAGLLTRRRHGHEVRYGRTPLGDLLVDAASP
- a CDS encoding PaaI family thioesterase; amino-acid sequence: MSDATRTRTVTWEDPDAGLLKALSMEGIDAVKAMLSGELPAAPMSRLLGIRGVEAEKGRVVVALEPAEYHGNGTGGVHGGLAASLIDSAAWLALHTEMPAGAFCSTLQLNIHYVRPLRIGGGEVFAEGRVLYCGRTTATAEARITDERGKILAHGTTHCTVLRP
- a CDS encoding MarR family winged helix-turn-helix transcriptional regulator, producing the protein MPEPDERLYFLLQRAAHRLRTIADRRCLAVAGITTAQLGALLAVHDRPGITQQQLARTLGLRESAVTALVARLIAADLIIRDPHPHEHRAVALHLSERGAATLRAVRPEIDRFNAELRAVLGDTAFTQTAIALNKLAYGDSDPV
- a CDS encoding transposase, with translation MQDPHCRHPPVRPRSHGASHCPQARAGGGHLSRFIEHAATLGIDAQTVPCDLAAKGFTVPPRRRVVERTFGHLMHHRRPARDYEALPATSEAMIRLAMTGHHDPSPHRREHLEPA